The DNA sequence tttcctattatttattttttaggaaTTAATTTCCTTCATTTattcctttatttatttaaaggaAAAGAGGGGATAGCATTAAATGAATtgaattatacataatttttttttctttttccaaatgacataatattaaagtaaaaatttaGCCTTAGCCATTTTAAACTTTTCCAAATAAGAGAATTCATCAAATTCAATTGAactgaatttcttttttctttttttcttttctttttttttttttttttgtagattTTCCAAAACATAACGATAGGATTCTTTCAACTTGACAAAGGTCATGAAAAAGTTAAGGGGCTGTAGGAATTCTCTCTCCTATTTATGAGACTTGCTATAATAAATAAGaactatccaaactaaaataaatttgtCAAGGGTGAATAGAAAAGCGAATacattctttctttttattcttttcaaataataaattcatatgaCTTCTAGCACTTAAAAATTTACTTTAGACACATGAATTCTGTTACAAAATCATTTGAAATGAACACTATGAAGTGATCTGAATGGAAGTTTAGCATGAGAATTGCTCCAAATTGGGTTTAGATTATGATTTTGTTGTTGAATGCTTTGAGCAGGGGGGGCATAATTACAACAATTTAAGGGATTTACTAGGTGATGGAATTTTCACCGTTGATGGTGACAAGTGGCGACAACAAAGAAAGGTTTCAAGCTATGAGTTCTCCACAAGGATGTTGAGGGACTTCAGCAGTGTTGTTTTCAGAAACAATGCAGTGAAACTTGCTGTTATAGTGTCTGAAGCTGCAACATCCAACAAGTCCATGGATATACAGGTCAGTGTTCAATAATTCACTTGATTTGCAGAGAAAATGGGTTGGATTTGTGTTTGTTAAACGTAGATTTCTTATCCAATGATTCATTTAGGACCTATTTATGAAGTCAACTTTGGATTCAATATTCAAAGTTGCATTTGGAGTTGAACTAGACAGCATGTGTGGATCAAATGAAGAGGGTGTCACTTTTGCCAAAGCTTTTGACAATGCGAGTGCAATGACCCTTTGGCGATATGTTGATGTCTTCTGGAAGATCAAAaagtttctgaatattggatCTGAAGCAGCACTAAAGAAAAATGTTAAAGTGATTGATGAGTTTgtgtataaattaataaatcgtAAAATTGAACAGATCCACCATTTTAAAGATGATATATCTGTAAGTAACTCTCCTTGATGTTTTTATTTTCTGGTAAATTGTGGACGCGTGAATTTACTTTGTTACTACATGGCAGATGCAGACTAAGAAAGATGATATTTTATCACGGTTTCTGCAAGTGACTGAGACTGATAAAACTTATTTACGAGATATCATTCTTAACTTTGTGATTGCTGGCAAAGACACCACAGCAGCCACTCTATCTTGGTTCATCTATGTGCTCTGCAAGCACCCAACTGTTCAGGAAAAGGTTGCAAAGGAAATAAGAGAAGTTTCTAAAGTGGAAGAAGTTAAAAGTTTTGCAGACTTTTCAGCCACCATTGATGAGGAAGCTCTAGAAAAGATGAACTATCTACATGCAGCTATAACAGAAACACTCAGACTCTATCCAGCAGTGCCAGTGGTATGAGACTTTTTTTGCCTGTTCATATTCTATAAATGGATATGTTTAGATGCAATTCTTGGTAAATGCTTTCAGTAAAGTCAGCATAGTGGATTTTTCAATAATGATTTCTCTGCTAGATATTGACCCcaactttttcctcttttttttttttataaacgaTTTCCTCCATTATAAATCAATGGAAGTGTGAACCCTGTTATAAAGCCTGaaaaaggaaaaggctactATCTTACTAAACGCTGAGAAGGAGCTACTTTAAGACTAGTTACAACTGAAACTTGTGAACAGAGCCGTAAATCTTAAAATATATACTAAAAAGGATGTTTAACAGAATTACTCAGCTTCTTCCTTGCACCTTTATGTGCAAGTCATCCATTCCCTTAATCATGCCCTTGAAATCATGGCCACATTTGTGCTAAACTGTGACTCCTTTGATTCATTTCTCTTCAAATGCTGTATATAAGCATGCCAAGCTGATCTCAGAACTAATGAAGCTAGATCTTTCTTTTGGACATTGCCTTTTGTTCAATCAAATTCTTCATTCCAATTCTCAGTTGATCTCTTTAGAAGAAACCATCTCCAGTTTACTTTTGTAATAGAGCATGCAAATAGAGATGATGTATTGTTGCATTTCAACTGTTAGAAACAACAAATTCATTATCATTACAGCTATCccatttattttgatttgtcCACTGTGATGTTTGATTACCATATATACACTCTGTAGTAAGTTCCATATTTTTCTTGGTTCCTCAACAATACGACATCCTCCATTCCCACATTGTATTAGTGTTACCACTGGCTTGCAGATTTGATAATGCTTCTTTATGATTCTGCAATTTCGGATATGTCTGCTGAAAGTAATTTCTATATCTCAAATTTCTTTGCTCAACAGGATGCAAAGATATGTTTTTCTGACGATACTCTGCCAGATGGTTTTAATGTGAATAAAGGAGATATGGTGTCTTACCAACCTTATGCAATGGGCCGGATGAAATTCATTTGGGGCGATGATGCCGAGGAATATAAACCCGAGAGATGGCTCAGTAAGGATGGTGTGTTCCAGCAAGAGAGCCCTTTCAAGTTTACTGCCTTCCAGGTTGGTGGAAAGAAATACATGTGTGGTCCTCTTGGTTAcgttccttctttttttttttttttttcactttgtaCTTTAAGTTGAGCAATCTAACTTCATTTTATTGATTCTAGTTTATTTACAATCCAATCTAATGTTCCTTCTGATTAATAGGCTGGACCACGAATTTGTCTAGGGAAAGAATTTGCTTATAGGCAGATGAAGATTTTCTCAGCTGTTTTGTTGGGCTGTTTCATTTTCAAACTCAGTGACGAAAAGAAAGCAGTTAACTACCGCACAATGATTAATCTTCATGTTGATGGTGGCCTCCATGTTTGTGCATTACACAGATGCAAAACTTGATATCATGCCTGTTATGTGGAATGGCAGTCTTGTTTGAATTGAAGATCAATAAGCATAGGATTCTGTATATCTGTTATATTGCTATGGCTTTATACCCTCCATCATCTGCACCTGCACCAAACAGTGGGTGAGGAAAAGTGAGAAAGCAGTTAGCTTGCTGGACATGTGAAATTGGGAAATCTTTGTGTATTTTGTATATTATTTGAATTGGGAAATGACTCATttgtagatttatttttttgaggAATTTGTAGATTGATAGGTAATTATGCAAGGAGATGGAATTTCATATCACAAGCTAATGTTGGTAATAGGATAGGAAATAGATAAAAACTAGGGCTGTGCATGGTGTTAGAACAGTGGGTGTACACTGGCTTTGAGGCGTTCAGGCAATTAATTATGCTTGCTTGAGTGTTGTTCCTTCGTATGCAACAAAGCTAAGAAAAtcatagataataattttatgatttttcagAAAAGATTTAGATCGAAGGTTCAACGAATAATATATAGAGTTTGAAGATTTAAGGAATAATatatagagtttgaaataattGTTGGAGGCATATTT is a window from the Manihot esculenta cultivar AM560-2 chromosome 16, M.esculenta_v8, whole genome shotgun sequence genome containing:
- the LOC110603885 gene encoding cytochrome P450 704C1 isoform X2; the encoded protein is MASIEFLCNPIIFTALSLIPALLIIKIFARKWMNKENQLRVKKYHPIGGTVFNQLLNFNRLHHYMTDLAAKHRTYRLLSPFRNEIYTSDPSNVEYILKTNFQNYGKGGHNYNNLRDLLGDGIFTVDGDKWRQQRKVSSYEFSTRMLRDFSSVVFRNNAVKLAVIVSEAATSNKSMDIQDLFMKSTLDSIFKVAFGVELDSMCGSNEEGVTFAKAFDNASAMTLWRYVDVFWKIKKFLNIGSEAALKKNVKVIDEFVYKLINRKIEQIHHFKDDISTKKDDILSRFLQVTETDKTYLRDIILNFVIAGKDTTAATLSWFIYVLCKHPTVQEKVAKEIREVSKVEEVKSFADFSATIDEEALEKMNYLHAAITETLRLYPAVPVDAKICFSDDTLPDGFNVNKGDMVSYQPYAMGRMKFIWGDDAEEYKPERWLSKDGVFQQESPFKFTAFQAGPRICLGKEFAYRQMKIFSAVLLGCFIFKLSDEKKAVNYRTMINLHVDGGLHVCALHRCKT
- the LOC110603885 gene encoding cytochrome P450 704C1 isoform X1; this translates as MASIEFLCNPIIFTALSLIPALLIIKIFARKWMNKENQLRVKKYHPIGGTVFNQLLNFNRLHHYMTDLAAKHRTYRLLSPFRNEIYTSDPSNVEYILKTNFQNYGKGGHNYNNLRDLLGDGIFTVDGDKWRQQRKVSSYEFSTRMLRDFSSVVFRNNAVKLAVIVSEAATSNKSMDIQDLFMKSTLDSIFKVAFGVELDSMCGSNEEGVTFAKAFDNASAMTLWRYVDVFWKIKKFLNIGSEAALKKNVKVIDEFVYKLINRKIEQIHHFKDDISMQTKKDDILSRFLQVTETDKTYLRDIILNFVIAGKDTTAATLSWFIYVLCKHPTVQEKVAKEIREVSKVEEVKSFADFSATIDEEALEKMNYLHAAITETLRLYPAVPVDAKICFSDDTLPDGFNVNKGDMVSYQPYAMGRMKFIWGDDAEEYKPERWLSKDGVFQQESPFKFTAFQAGPRICLGKEFAYRQMKIFSAVLLGCFIFKLSDEKKAVNYRTMINLHVDGGLHVCALHRCKT